TATCTTTTACCATGAGGGAAACTAAGGTTTATTTGTTGTTTCTTGTTTCTTGTTTCTTGATATTCTTGTCTACTAGGTTGTTTGTTAGTCTGTGAATACTGTAGTAATGAgctaaaaaaaaaagaatttcaGTTATACAATTGTtacttattatttattccTTATTGACTacattatttattcatttcttATTGGAAAACTTTTACACATTAATGTAAAGTAAACTAAATAGTAAAAGAGAGAAAGAGACACCGGAATCGTTAACTTAATAGACATGAGAAAGATTTCgataatttaaatcatAGTACTAAATCTGTTTCGTTCATTTGTGTATGTGTGTCTATGTTTTTGGTTTTCGTTTTTtgcattaaaaatatcGCATAATTGGTTAAAGATACGTAAgagattttatttattttatgtgATAGAAATTGGAAATAGTAATAGATATACGTATACatagatatttaaatgGAATAATGAAAAAGCTGGTGGAACCTGTTTGTTTCTTTGTCTGTTTGTTTTGCTTTATTTTACTTCATTATGTTTTTACTAAAACGAATATAACTACCGTTTTAACAATAAATGTCCCTCTTCCGTATGCTTGTGCCCTCTCTCTCTATGTGAATCTCAGTAAATGTGTTTGTAGTATATTATATCCGTGtgatatattcatttaaacATTAACAGTGCTAGTGCGGACAGTGGTGTCCACGCACACAACGTTAGCTCTAGCGCTTCCTATGTCTTATATGGTTACTAACTTGATATTATGAGGTTAGATGCCATTTTTAGCGTATTATGTTCTTGTGGTGTATAATTGGTGTTCctatttcattattgtcagctattttttgatgaaaaaCTCTCTCTCTCCGGTTGTTTCGTGATCTGACTCTATAGTAGTTCAAATTGAGCTATTCAAAGAAGATTCATCAAAAACTTGAACgtaaaatttataatgtCTATTCCTTCTAGtgattaattaattaaaattaaaacagAATGGATAATATCTATTATTTCACGTAGAGAGAAAGGGATATTGCTAATAATTTGCTGCTACAACTTTTTCAATGGGACATACAGGAGACTATCTATTAGTTATTATCACTTTGCTTATTTATTCCGTTGActaattttgatgaaaataatattaagatAATATTCCTCCAGAATTAAAGTGTCTggatttaatatttaatttatgaGCAGATGCATACTAATATagttgaattttttgaaatggGCCCAAGGTATATTTCAGACACCTTTACTTTTGAACTGTACTTCATCTTATTGTTCTGAGTTTTTTTTGAGGTTACGtgtttttaatgatttcgAATCTTAAATCTCCAGTTGCAAAATCTACACATCTCGAGATGATgcttttttgtttctatAGCTTTAGGGCTTTCTTCTTGTAAACATTTCcgaattaatttttgacCTTCATTACAGTTGACAAAGTTACGTAACTTTGgagatgaaaaaaaatagacaTAGTCATCATTGATCGATGAAATTAGTAACAGGATATTGACACCAGTGATCAATGACAATTCATAacttttcttcatcaaGCCAACTCTACGTGTATTATAAGTCAACCTCCGTTTAGTTTTATTGACTATAAAATCAATCttaatctttttatttttagttttatgGTCAGTCATTTTTGATGATTTTACTGATAGAAATGTGTATGTCCTTTCAGATCACTGTGCATATTTAAGTATAATACGACAAGGCTGTCATTTACCATAATAGGACACAACTAACCTTTTCTATTACTTCTTAAATGATgtagttatatatatatatatattataaaaagtTAATATGATTAGCTTGAGTACCTTGCATTTTTTAAACTACTTCCATTTAAGAGTaacaaacaataaaattgttcacataatttaaaaaatgtgCGATTTCTGTGGATCGAACACAGGACCTCCAGATAACTTGACCGAAGTATTCTTCAGTCTGGCGCTCTCCCAACTGAGCTAAAACCGCTTATTTTCTTAAGAAAACACAAAATATCACAGCAGCCTCAGAATCAtgctattattattgaGAGTATACATAAATAAGTTGAACTTAACGACCTGCTAAAATGGCGAATAGGGCAGTAAACCTCTATTAGGAAGTTTCAAAACCAATTGTAGTGTCGTATGTAATGGCGGTTGTCAGAACTTggttatttataattaagAAGGAGTTAAAGTATCATCGATGTATTATAAGTAAAGACGGATTATAATCAATAATAGTTAAACCTCTGAAACGTTGACCCTATTAATCTTTAATTCAGATTACTCGACGAAGAAAACGCACTTAGAAAAGGAGTAGAATGTCTACAACACTCAATTGATAGTTCCTAGTCACTGCATGTcagtatataatttacctaataagaagaaaacaatCGGATAATAAGTTATTGTCTATGCATCATCGTCAATAGCAACACTACCGAATTATACACTACTCCAGTCGAAGACAAGAATATTGATCAAGTGACCAAATATAAGATTGATTTGTTATGTTAGTTACTCTAGAGTGATTTATATTGGAAACGTCAATCATTCAAATAAGTAGTTATAAGAAATTCCATAATCCTTTTTATGGAAAGTATTGTTGCAAATCCGGAATAACGAATTCCTGCAAGGATGTCATGATATTATTCTACTCTCCAAATGGTTTTGTAGAGCCTTCAATATGTGGTATCTGTTCAACTAAACACAACTGTTGGGTTGGACTGAAAGgtaaatgaaataaaactATGAACGCAACTATCGAGCAATTCAGTTTCCTTGTTACTGAAATGATCAATTGGTTCTATTTTAAGCAAATCTTTTATGTAGATCCACGGGGAAGTAATTGCATTATTCATAAACGCAAATAGATTGCAGCAAATTGAAATAAGCTAGTTGTCCATTGATTTGATTAGGATCTTTACAAACTATAGTTCTCGCAATTATAACTTTCCAGTAACCTTCACATTAAAGTTTCTACCAAGATATATTCGGTATGGCTCGTATGctacaataattttaatcGTTATGTTATGGTATAAAAGGAATCATTACAGAAAGTtgttcaataaaaataattttaacaatTAATGCATGCACACTTCTTTAAATCTTCCAATCAAATTTCCATATGATCCCTATTTACGCGtttaatttcttgaaattCCGAACCAACCAAATCGCAATAATTTAACCCAATAACACATtacttaaatatatttgatagaACTGGtgaaatataattttttaatctttaatatatattattaatagtttTAAACAATGGTTTAATGACTTTTTGAGGTTTCAATTTCCGTTTATGAATTTCCTATCCTAAAAGAACAAACTTacattaatataaaaacattGCCACAGTTGTATTAATTAAGTTCTAATTCTTATATAAACTCAAAAGATCGAAAGAAAGAATATGACCAATACCGAGAGAACTTTTATTGCTATTAAGCCAGATGGCGTTCAAAGAGGTTTAGTTACCAAGATTCTAAATCGTTTTGAGCAGAGAGGTTACAAATTAGTTGCtattaaaatgttaaaTGCATCTcaagaattattagatCAACACTACGCGGAACATGTTGGTAAGCCATTCTATCCAAAGATGTCTGCTTTCATGAGATCTGGACCAATTGTTGCCACCGTTTGGGAAGGTAAAGATGCTGTTCAACAAGGTAGAAAATTATTGGGTGCTACTAATCCAGCTGATTCCTTACCAGGTACTATAAGAGGTGATTTTGGTATTGATCTAGGTAGAAACGTCTGTCATGGCAGTGATTCAGTTGAAAGTGCAAACAGAGAAATTAAGTTATGGTTTAAAGCTGAAGAATTAGTTACCTACGAACAATTCCAAGCTAAGTGGATTTATGAATAATTGTATAGTATCTTTGAATATAGCTTTATAGTttaactaaaaataaattatgtCATCGACAAATTTAAAAGGGATGTTACATTAACATAAAATTAGCCTTCCCTAGCgcataattttatattttcttttaactAAAGATATTTAGTCAATTCATTGGTCCACCGGCCCTCATAAACcaaaacattaaaaattcaaaaaaataaaatattagatctcgtttttaaaagaaaaatagaGAAATTTcagttattattttaacatCTACTTTAAGATAAGATATCTGTtcaaaatgatttttttagtTGTCAAACGGTAGATAATTGAACGGTTTTAAAGATGACAATCCTAGAAAGTCGTCAATGTCATTATATAAAGTCTCATGATGTCAAAAACTTACCTAACCTTATTCTGGGAGGTGCAACATTATCTTCGCAATATAACGATGATCCCAATTCAATTCCGATTGCAGATATGATACGATTTGCGTTTAGGAATGGTATTACTGCTATTGATACTTCTCCATATTATGGAGATAGTGAGATCATATACGGGAAAGCATTAAAATCTATAAAAATCGAATTTCCAAGGGATACATACTTCATTTGTACAAAAGTCGGCAGAATTGGATCGAATGAATTTGATTACAGTGCAAATAATGTGAGAAAGAGTATATTACGTTCTTGCAAAAGATTAAACACGAACTACTTAGATGTGGTTTATTTACATGATGTAGAGTTTACACCATTAGAAGATAGCATTGAAGCATTAACCGAATTGAAGAAGCTCAAAGATGAaggaattattaaaaacttTGGACTATCGGGATATCCATTAGATTATATTACCAAATTGCTTGATTATGTGCATGATACATGTTCAGATTCAATTGGAGATTTAGATTTGATATTATCTTATTGTAATATGAACCTTCAAAATACAAGGTTACTTCAGTTTGAAGATGCTTTgagaaaaaacaatattaagACAATTTGTAATGCGTCAATTTTAAGTATGTCTCTTCTAAACTCTTTCGAGACAAAACCATTCCATCCTTGTTCAGAGGAATTGAAACAATGTAGTATCCAAAGTGCTAAATACTGTGCTTCGAAGCAAGTTGACTTAGCTGATTTAGCCACCAGGTATGCAATCAGTAAATGGTATAGAAGAGGTCCTACTGTAATTGGAGTATCTGACATAGATGAGTTAAAAGATGCACTAAACAACTACTGGGAAGTGAGAAACAACGATGGTAATTTATCCAAGAAAGACATGGAATTAGTTGAccatattcaaaaaaagatattcaaAGATCATCTGAATGAGAGATGGAAATCTGGGATAGATCATGCAAAGATCTAAATCATTTGAAACAAGCATAAATACGATAGGTACAGTACATTAAAAAAGtctatattattacttacatatatatatatgtgtatatgtGTGAGACATCCATCATGATTATTCTATAACTGAATAgtttaattgtttaataaatcatttggAGCTTGGCCAGCACCTTGAGCAGCACCAGCACCTTGGGCAGCACCGGCACCTTGAGCAGCACCGGCACCTTGAGCAGCACCGGCACCTTGAGCAGCACCGGCACCTTGGGCAGCACCGGCACCTTGGGCAGCACCAGCACCTTGGGCAGCACCAGCACCTTGAGCAGCACCGGCACCAGCACCTTGAACCGCACTTGAATTTTCCTCTGTAATTTGGCTACCTTGCTTTAAATTTCTAGCTTCTTCATCACTGACTTGTTCAATTTTAGCGTTGTAGTCCTTATAGTACATATTCATGACCATTTTAACTGTGTTATCCAACTCAGTTCTTAAATCCACCGAATTTTCATCACGGAAGGCAATGGACATCATTACGAATAGAGAGAATAAGGCACAGAAATAGAcaatgatttttttcattggaGTAGTTAGACGAGTGGCACCTGCACCGGAAGCACCATTTTGGTATTTTGGTAATAAATCTCTCTTTCTTCTAATTCCACCTTGCATTCTTCAAAGAACtggatatatatatatatatatatataattatgcGTATGCGTGTGTGTGGTGTATAAGATGACTCGATAGAGTGTGTTCTTCTAAATATAAGAATTTCTTCAATCGTAGAAAAAAATGCAAAAAACAAATGTAATGATGTCGTTAGCGGTAAAGAATagttaattttgaatataagTATAACAAGTtaagaatatattaaagaaggaaaacaaaaaagaaaacctTCATTAGAAGTTGATAAAGAATTAAGCATGGGATATTAAGATACATACGTATTACAATCagtgaaaaaaaacaacattATTAGAACAGCTATGCCATATAGCCAAAAgtaatatgtatatttcaCCATCTTGCCAAGTTGCAAAAACGAAATCTTAGAAGTGGGTACCCGGCCTTTCTTTGATCATATTTTCGAAAAACGAAAAAGCACAAACGAAAATATTGGAATCTGCGAATCTGCGCAAATGAGTGTTTTGTTGGTGTCAGAAACATATGTGGGAGAGGCAGGGGGGACGCGGGATTGGAGAACTGCATATGTATTGGTGTCATTGGAACGATTGATTATACAAAGACGTAAGTACGAATGTAGTCATAAGAACAAGGCATAGAACCGCATAGAAGTACATACTGTCGTAGTAACTACGTGCATATTTTAGTAAAGTATTTCGTTTAGAATCGTCTCCCTGAGCATAACAAAGGCTAATTTTGAGTATTTACTTATATCTAGTGTTGTTCTTACTACTGCTCGTCGATGCATCAGCgaagtgaaaaaaataaatagtgAAATTCTATTATCAGGGATTAAAAGGGAGGAGATAAAATGTCAATCTGCACGGAACTGGATACCCATGGATAAAAACTCCAGGACCCGATATAAATAGCCTTTTCCagattttattttccttGTTTTTTTCCTTCGGAGAGATTCGGGTAGCtgaattgtttatttaataacCTCATCTAGTACATCTTACGGGCTGCCGTAGCTGTTTAACCCGTCTTCTTCAGTTTCGTTGTTTAGCACACCACGAAACTGGAGAGGACAAGCACAGTAATTATGTTGAACTGGCATTCCGTCGTACGCGATCTTTCTTGTTCACTTCTTAGGATATTGAAATTGCATAACGGAAATAGATGTTTGAGGGTTAATATCCATGGTAGCAATAATGATTATTTAAGCaatatacaatatatatatattacacGACACAATACAATATCAGTTACAAGTGCTTTGCTGCTTTTAATAGCAAAAAAAAGTCaaaaaaaccaaaaaatatacaacaCAAAAACGCAAAAAAACACATGACAAGATGCGTtgaattgttttttattctACAACGCTTTCACTCTAattacatttttaattgtaatttaatCCGGGCTTTTTAAACTTGCTCTGTAATTGTCGTGTGTATGTTTCTTTTGTTCACCCTAATAACTAAATTATATTTCgaaaagagaaagaagaaaaaaagcAAAGACAAGATCCGAAGAAGCAGAGAAGAGCGCCTGAAAATGATGACAAGATAATAAGCTAATTCTGTTTTCgttttaattgaatttgtCAACAATCCCCTACATACCGTACAAATAACTTAATACAACACATACTgcattaattgaaatactTAAACATTCccaacaacaacaacaattagAACACAATAGTATGTTATGCACATTTTCGACATATATCGTAGTAAGGATATGTCTAGTTGTTAAACTTCAATTATTGGCACTTCCTTGACAATTGCCcaaaaatatgtatatgcATATCTCtttgttttgaaaaattgcTATAAAAACTTGGTTATTTCGATTCGAGAAAGGTGGGTTatctttgttttcaaaatattatttacaatcGATATACTATAAGATACTTTAACTTGCAACTTTATTTGTTACGTCAAGTTTAAGGTTTGTTCCTCAAAATTTCCTTGCTATATTGATTGTCTGTTTAATAGTTTGTATTCAGGCCAAATCTACTTTTATATATGGAGGAATAACTACTTCAAATACCACACTCTCtacataataaaaataccatctatattttttgctGCTTTTTAAATTCGTTTGTCCTTTTTTAAGTATGGGAAAATTCCTAATCTGTATTACAGTACTTATTCTTCCTTTCTTCTCTTATTATCTCCATGCatgaagaatattttatatatatatataagctCATGTAATTGAAGTCAATCACAATTTTGTATACGTTCCGATACATGCTTGTCttagtttcttttttttatcgTGTACTTGTTACGTGGTTACAAGTGTCAGTTAACATTATTCATCCGCATTGGCGATCTGGTATGTTTTATATGCAGGCCAGTAATAAAGTGTACTATAGGTGGAAATTTTAAGGAAGAAATATcctaaatataatatattcattactGTATCCTTAGTTTTTTTCATCTATAtgtatatacatatatatcttttaaatgGCGGATTTAGATGAATTGCTTAATAATGACGCAGCTGTGTTAGAATTGGATAGTCTAACTAATTTAGAATTTGAAAgtttatctaataatattaatgttaACTTTAATAATAGTTATTTAGATGGACTGCtgattaataaaaacaataatattagtGAATCAACATTAGTGACTCCCAAAAAATTGCATAAATCAAATAGTAACGTTTCAATTGGTTGGAAAGAAGATACTGTGGACTATAAATATACCACAACAAATAGTAATGAGATTCATAATAGTACATTGAGTGTAGTCGATCAGAACCAACCaagaaattcaatttcTCATGGTGTTGATTTTTGGAATGTCTCAAATACAAAACGAAATAGTTTAGTGAAACAAGAAGGAAATAGAGATGAAAATGGAAACGAAGACAAAAACGAAAATGTTGACGACATTGTTAACTATGAATATGATACAAACTTATCCAAatcattgaattatttttacttcAATTCTGAGAACCTTTCAAATTCAGCATTATTTAGTGAGAGTCCAGTACCAGTTCAAGAACAATCATTACTGGGGAATTTTCAGCCAacaatcaaatattcaaacaGCATATCTCCATACCCCACATCAAACATATTTATACAAGACAACAACAGTAACACAACAATGAATCCAAATGATATATCTATACgaaaaaattcaaaaaacaGTTATGATCAAGAATTCTTAACCAATAACGAGAGAAGGCCTTCCACTCTAATTAATGCCACACCCGTGTTGGCTAAAAGTATAGATCCTTCACAGAATTTTATAGCTAAGAGAAATAGTATACATACTTCCATAAAGCAATCTGCTTCATCGAAGGATAAGTTACCTTTTGtgaaaagaaattcaatatcACCACAAATTATTTACAGTGATAAACCGTTCAAATGTAATAAGTGTgagaaaaaatttaaaagaagtGAACATTTGAAAAGACATATACGATCTGTACATTCAA
The nucleotide sequence above comes from Tetrapisispora phaffii CBS 4417 chromosome 3, complete genome. Encoded proteins:
- the YNK1 gene encoding nucleoside diphosphate kinase (similar to Saccharomyces cerevisiae YNK1 (YKL067W); ancestral locus Anc_2.606), with product MTNTERTFIAIKPDGVQRGLVTKILNRFEQRGYKLVAIKMLNASQELLDQHYAEHVGKPFYPKMSAFMRSGPIVATVWEGKDAVQQGRKLLGATNPADSLPGTIRGDFGIDLGRNVCHGSDSVESANREIKLWFKAEELVTYEQFQAKWIYE
- the ARA2 gene encoding D-arabinose 1-dehydrogenase (NAD(P)(+)) ARA2 (similar to Saccharomyces cerevisiae ARA2 (YMR041C); ancestral locus Anc_2.604), with amino-acid sequence MTILESRQCHYIKSHDVKNLPNLILGGATLSSQYNDDPNSIPIADMIRFAFRNGITAIDTSPYYGDSEIIYGKALKSIKIEFPRDTYFICTKVGRIGSNEFDYSANNVRKSILRSCKRLNTNYLDVVYLHDVEFTPLEDSIEALTELKKLKDEGIIKNFGLSGYPLDYITKLLDYVHDTCSDSIGDLDLILSYCNMNLQNTRLLQFEDALRKNNIKTICNASILSMSLLNSFETKPFHPCSEELKQCSIQSAKYCASKQVDLADLATRYAISKWYRRGPTVIGVSDIDELKDALNNYWEVRNNDGNLSKKDMELVDHIQKKIFKDHLNERWKSGIDHAKI
- the TPHA0C02570 gene encoding uncharacterized protein (similar to Saccharomyces cerevisiae YKL063C; ancestral locus Anc_2.599) codes for the protein MQGGIRRKRDLLPKYQNGASGAGATRLTTPMKKIIVYFCALFSLFVMMSIAFRDENSVDLRTELDNTVKMVMNMYYKDYNAKIEQVSDEEARNLKQGSQITEENSSAVQGAGAGAAQGAGAAQGAGAAQGAGAAQGAGAAQGAGAAQGAGAAQGAGAAQGAGAAQGAGQAPNDLLNN
- the TPHA0C02540 gene encoding uncharacterized protein (similar to Saccharomyces cerevisiae ARG80 (YMR042W); ancestral locus Anc_2.607), with amino-acid sequence MTDHKTKNKKIKIDFIVNKTKRRLTYNTRRVGLMKKSYELSLITGVNILLLISSINDDYVYFFSSPKLRNFVNCNEGQKLIRKCLQEESPKAIETKKHHLEMCRFCNWRFKIRNH
- the TPHA0C02580 gene encoding C2H2-type zinc finger protein (similar to Saccharomyces cerevisiae MSN4 (YKL062W) and MSN2 (YMR037C); ancestral locus Anc_2.598) → MADLDELLNNDAAVLELDSLTNLEFESLSNNINVNFNNSYLDGLLINKNNNISESTLVTPKKLHKSNSNVSIGWKEDTVDYKYTTTNSNEIHNSTLSVVDQNQPRNSISHGVDFWNVSNTKRNSLVKQEGNRDENGNEDKNENVDDIVNYEYDTNLSKSLNYFYFNSENLSNSALFSESPVPVQEQSLLGNFQPTIKYSNSISPYPTSNIFIQDNNSNTTMNPNDISIRKNSKNSYDQEFLTNNERRPSTLINATPVLAKSIDPSQNFIAKRNSIHTSIKQSASSKDKLPFVKRNSISPQIIYSDKPFKCNKCEKKFKRSEHLKRHIRSVHSTERPYHCQFCEKNFSRSDNLSQHLKTHKRHGDF